The following are encoded together in the Humulus lupulus chromosome 5, drHumLupu1.1, whole genome shotgun sequence genome:
- the LOC133834662 gene encoding WD repeat-containing protein ATCSA-1-like — MWREIGDREEGKTRPNRFANRIKWNRVEKLKLSNHKDIVSAHRGSINSLQVDLTEGRYLLSGSSDASIAVYDIQRATEFEGGGVIAKHKCLFVVDKSHENGHKYAVSSAIWYPVDTGLFITGSFDHHINVWDTNTTQVVNTFKMPGKVYRTAMSSLSTSHMLIAAGTEDVQVRLCDIASGAFAHTLSGHRDGVMTVEWSTSSEWVLVTGGCDGAIRFWDIRRAGCFLVLDQSQSQLGRRPPILERSAANKVSTSKSTIVPSSSVKSRAAQKKAANGNSMKLSPINKISAKGPLRQRLHPGMLSTQDRATAHYGAVTGLKVTEDGMYLLSAGSDSRLRLWDVESGRNTLVNFETVRLQTSKPIQLATSQNPSLVFVPCMKIVKAFDMWSGTTSLTFCGHYESVNCCWFSSQDQELFTGGNDRQILVWSPSRLLPDEMDEGPVEDQDNWSD; from the exons ATGTGGAGGGAGATCGGAGACAGAGAAGAGGGCAAAACTCGCCCAAATCGGTTCGCGAATCGCATTAAGTGGAACCGCGTTGAGAAGCTCAAATTATCCAATCACAAAGATATCGTCTCAGCTCATAGAGGTTCTATCAATTCTCTTCAG GTCGATTTGACTGAGGGCCGATACTTGTTGTCGGGTTCTTCGGATGCTTCAATTGCCGTTTACGATATCCAACGTGCTACCGAGTTTGAAGGAGGTGGAGTTATAGCGAAGCATAAGTGTTTATTCGTGGTTGACAAGAGCCATGAAAATGGTCACAAGTATGCTGTTTCCTCGGCCATATGGTATCCTGTGGACACAGGGTTGTTCATCACTGGTTCTTTCGACCATCATATTAACGTTTGGGATACAAACACCACGCAAGTAGTCAATACTTTTAAGATGCCTGGAAAGGTTTATAGGACTGCCATGTCTTCTTTATCAACATCCCACATGTTGATTGCTGCTGGAACTGAAGATGTTCAAGTTCGTCTTTGTGATATTGCTTCAGGGGCATTTGCTCATACACTTTCCGGTCACCGTG ATGGTGTGATGACGGTGGAATGGTCTACTTCAAGTGAGTGGGTTTTGGTTACCGGGGGGTGTGATGGTGCAATACGGTTTTGGGACATTAGACGTGCAGGATGTTTTCTTGTTTTAGATCAGTCCCAGTCTCAGCTTGGGAGACGCCCACCCATATTGGAACGTTCTGCTGCTAATAAG GTTTCTACATCAAAGTCCACCATAGTTCCAAGTTCATCAGTAAAAAGCCGAGCAGCACAAAAGAAAGCTGCCAACGGTAATAGTATGAAGCTGTCACCTATTAATAAAATTTCTGCGAAAGGACCATTAAGGCAGAGATTACATCCTGGAATGTTGTCGACTCAGGATCGTGCCACTGCTCATTACGGTGCTGTAACTGGATTAAAAGTTACTGAAGATGGCATGTATCTTCTGAGCGCAG GTTCTGATTCAAGATTAAGGTTGTGGGACGTTGAATCTGGCCGTAATACACTAGTGAACTTTGAAACTGTACGCCTGCAAACCAGCAAGCCAATACAGTTAGCTACAAGTCAGAATCCATCCCTTGTTTTTGTTCCATGCATGAAAATTGTGAAG GCATTTGATATGTGGTCAGGTACGACATCCCTGACGTTTTGTGGTCACTATGAATCCGTAAACTGTTGCTGGTTCAGTTCTCAGGATCAG GAGTTGTTTACAGGTGGCAATGATAGGCAAATTCTTGTCTGGTCACCGTCTAGATTGCTTCCTGATGAAATG GATGAAGGACCTGTTGAGGACCAGGATAATTGGAGTGACTGA